Genomic window (Subtercola endophyticus):
ATGAGAGTTCCGTGGGGTGTTTTCATGCCGAGGGATTGGTGCGGGCGGTGTTCGTTATAGAGCAAGTCGAATTGGTCAAGGAGGAGCTGTAGCTCGGTTAGGTCGTTCGCAGGTTGTCGGGCAGCGAGCCATCGGGCGAGGGTCGAGTGTCCGCGTTCGTTCTTGCCTTGGGTTTGTGGGTGGGCGATGGAGGAGGCGATAGTTTGCACGCCGAGGCTGCGCATCAGGGCGGTGAGTTCGCCCGTCCATCCGCGACGTGAGGGGTTCAACGCGTTCCCGTTATCGGTGAGTAGTCGTTGGGGTATGCCGTGCCGGGCCATACCGATAGTGACGACTCTGACGGCATCCTGGGCGTTCTCGGACCGGGCAGCGAGGGACGCGATCTGGTATCGGGCATGGTCGTCGTTGAGTTGAAAGATCGCTACGATCAGGCCGCTGGCGAGCGTGTAGTCCGTCGCGTCGAGCTGCCACAGCTCGTTCGGGGCCGCGTATTCGAAACGGATGAAGGTCCCTTTCGGACGTTTCTTCGGTTGCGCCGTCACGACTCCGTTCCGGGTGAAGATCCGGGCCAGCGTCGCCCGTGACGGCGCCTGAATGCCGAGCTTTTCAAGCTCGTACTTCACAGAGATCGGGCCGTTGTCCCAGCCCTCCCCAGCGAGCCGGGCACGAGCCTCGAGGGCCAGCCGCTCGATCAGCTCGGAGACCTTCGCCGGCGACGTCTTCGGCCGACTCGAGCGCGCCACGAGCGCGTCCGGGAGACCGGCCCCAGCAATGTGTTTCCGAGTGGCGTAGAACCACTCCCTGGACACGCCGTGTTCCCGGCAGAACCGGCTCACCGCACCCCGGGGTGCGTCGTCGGGCCACGAGGCAATAATCAGGCGGAGATCGGTACGGGACGCATCGTGACTCATACCCCGATCGTCCAGCCCCACCCCACGAACTGTCAGCAAGGTCCTGAGACATAACTGTCAGCAAGGTCCCGAGACCGAAGTGTCAGATAACCAAAGAGACTTCACACCCCTAACTTTGCGTGTTTGGGGGCTTTTTCGCGAAATGGATCGTGCGGGAGGCGCGCCGCGAGGCCACGATGACGATGACGAGGCCGACAAGTTGCAGGGCGGCGGCGGCGAGGAAGGCCGCCGAGCTGCTGATCTCTGAGGTCAGGATGCCTCCGTAGAGCGAGCCGACCGCGGTGCCGAGCGAGGTGAAGGTGCCGAAGATGCCGAGGCCCGTACCGCGGCGGGCCGGCGCCAGGTCTTCGGAGGCGAGCATGGTGAGCGCCGGGTACAGCGGGGCGAAAGCGAAGCCGAGAATCACGGCGGCCGCGGCCGCGACGGCGAACGTGTCGGCCACGGCGAGAAGCACCAAGGCGACAGCGAGAAGCACGAGGGAGTACCCCGAGGTGCGCAGTGCGCCGAGTCGATCGGTGATGGAGCCGATCAGCAGCCGCGCGCCGATGACGCTCACGCCGAAGACGGTGAAGACGCTCGCCGCACCGAAGAGACCGCTGGCGGCGATGCCCCGCGACTGCAGGTGAATGATCAGAAAGGTGAGAATCAGGCCCTCGGCCGACCATGACAGCGCCGAGACCACGCCGGGCAGCGCCACGACCTTCAGCGCGGCGGTCCACTCGCTCATTCGTTCTCGCCCGGTCATCCGTTTCGCCGCCCGCGGCTCGATCTCGGGCGAACGAACGGGCGCAAGGGCGAGAACGGAGAGGCCTAGCAGGGCGGCGCAGGCGAGCCAGATGCCGGCGAACGAGGCGGTGTCGTACGCCGCCTGACCCAGCTGGGGCCCGACGGCGAGACCGATCCAGACTCCGATTCCGTAGAGGCTGAGGGCACGACCTCGGTCGTTCTTGGCGGTGGTCGAGACCACCCAGGCGGCGCAGATGGTGTTCACGGCGGCGCCGACGATGCCGAACAGCGATCGGCTGATCGTGGCCATCGGCAGCGAGAAGGCCACCAGCATGAGCAGAATGCCGAGGGTGCCGACAATGATCGCGACGATGAGGGTGGTCTTGTACCCCCAACGGTCTGCGAGCGTGCCGACGAGCGGCTGACTGGCGAGTCCGACGATCGACCCGATGCTGATCACGAGCCCCGTGGCGGTGGCGTCGCCGCCCAGCTGAGAGTGGATGAACAGCGGCAGTAGTGGCGTCGCTGCGCCACTCGACACCGCGATGAGGGTGGAGACCACCACGAGCAGCCAGAATCGACGCCCGAGGGCCCCGGAGGGGGTGAAATGTGACGTCATGAGGGGAAATTGAACCCCGATACGGTCATTTGGGATCCAAAATGCTAGTGTTCGTATCCATACGGTCATCATGACGGCAGAAACGGTAGGAGTCCAATCACATGCACCACTTGAACGCTGCCGGTGCTTCGATCCCGACGAAGGCTGTGCTCGAGGGTGTGATTTCGCACCTCACGCTCGAAGCTGAGATCGGCGGATACGCCGCAGCCGCCGCCCGGGCGACGGCTCTGCAGGCCGTCTACGGCAGCATCGCGCGGCTGATCAACGCGCATCCCGACGAGGTGGCGCTCGTCGAGAGTGCGACCGTGGGATGGCAGCGACTGCTCGATTCCCTGCGGCTCGAACGTGGTGCGCGAGTGCTCGCCACGCGCTCGACCTACGTCAGCATGGCGCTCAATCTGCTGGAGCTGGAGCGCAGCCGAGGCATTCAGGTCGAGATTCTGCCGAACGATGAGTCGGGCGGTGTTGATCTCGACGCCCTCGAAAAGGCCCTCACGCGGCCGGCCGCCTTTGTCACCGCGTCGCACGTGCCCACGTCGTCGGGGCTCGTCGAACCCGTCGCGGCGATCGGGGCGCTTGCGCGAGCCGCGGGGGTTCCGTTCATTCTCGATGCGACGCAGTCGGTCGGTCAGTTGCCGATCGACGTCGAGGCCATCAATGCCGACGCCCTGTTCGCGACCGGCCGCAAGTTCTTGCGTGCGCCGCGCGGCACCGGCTTCTTGTACGTCTCACCGCGCTTCGACGGTCTGCTGCATCCGCTGGCACCGGATGTTCGTGCCACCGACTGGACAGGCGAACGCTCGTACACGTACCCCACCTCCGCGCTGCGCTTCGAGACCTGGGAAGCGTCTCACGCGCTGCGCCTTGGTCTCGGCACGGCGGCCGATGAGCTCGAGTTGCTCGGTGTTGATGTCGTCTCGGACTATGTGGGGCAGCTTGCGCGTCTCATGCGAGAGCGCCTTCGAGACATTCCCGGGGTCGTCGTGACCGATCCGCCTGCGGCAGACGGCAGCGCTATTGTGACTTTCGTGCTCTCTTCGGAACAACCGCAGCAGACGGCGAAGCGGCTGAGCGCCGCCGACGTGCACACGCTCGCGGTGCCCGCGACTCACGGCCAGTGGGATCTGGGTGCTCGCGGCCTCGAGCGGGTCGTACGGGCATCCGTTCACACCTACAACGGCCTCAGCGACATCGACGCTCTCGAGGCGGTCGTGCGCGAAGGCGCGCCGGGCGCAGCCCGGCCGGCGACCGTCATCGCTCTGGCCCCGGCGCCGGGGGTGGTGGATCCGGCCGTTTCGCCGGCGGCGAGCACGGCGAATGCGGCGAGCCAACGCCTCGCGGGTTCGGCCCGCACGGCCGACGTCGTGGTCATCGGGGCCGGAATCTACGGCCGATCGACGGCGTGGGCGCTCGCTCGAAAAGGGCAGTCGGTCATTCAGCTCGAGCAGTTCGGGCCGACGCACACCGAAGGCTCCTCGCACGGTGAGACGCGCATGATCCGCCGGGCCTACCCCAACCCCATCTGGGACGAGCTCGTGACGGGTGCGTATGCAGCCTGGACCGATCTCAGCGCGGCGGCGCAGACCGAGCTCGTCTCGATCACCGGCGGTGTCTTCTCTCGGCCGGCGAGTACGACGCCCGGCATGCGCGGGCCCGGAACGCGCCCGATCTCGGCCGACGAGGCGGCACAGCTGTATCCGTCGCTGCGTGTTCCCGAGGGGAACGAGAGTCTGTACGACCCCGCCGCGGGCATCTTGCGCGCCAGTGCCGCGATGACCGCTCTGTCGACCCTCGGTGCCGCTGCCGGAGTGCAGACCCTCTTCGACACCAGGGTGCTCTCGTGGAGCGAGTCGTCGTCGGGCGTGGTCGTCACGACGAGCGAGGGGGAGATCCATGCCGCCAAGCTCGTCGTCTGCGCCGGGCCGTGGACGAGCGCGCTGGTGCCGGAGTTCGACTCTCAGCTCACCGTGACGCGCATCGTCAACGCATACATCGGTTCCTCGGTGCCGGCCGCCGCAGCGCCGCCGAACCTGGGCGTGTTCTCGGTGGAGACTGGCGACGCTGGGCTGCTCTACGGCTTCTCGGCCTTCGAGGGCCGAGGCATCAAGGTCGGTCTTGACGATGGTCCGGTCGATGATCTGACCGCTGCCAAGCGCCCGGTGTCGGTCGAGGAGCAGAATCTGCTGCGCACTCTCGTGCGGCGTTACGTGCCCGCCGCCGACGGCGCGGTCGAGGATTCGCTCTCGTGCCGGTACACCATGGCGCCGAACAGCCGCTTCGCCGTGGGTGCCGTTCCGGGCCGCGAGAACGTGCTGATCGCGGCCGCGTGCTCAGGCCACGGCTTCAAGTTCGGCCCGGTGCTGGGAGAAGCGCTGGCGGATCTCACCGTGGGAGTGCCTCGACCCGACACCGCTTTTCTCGCGCCCGAGCAGATGCTGAGCCCGGCCGGCTGATTCGCCGCGAGGGTGCCCGGCCCCACCGCGAAGGATGCCAGATCCCGCCGCGAAGGGTGCCCGGCGGTCAGCCCGTGAAGACGGTCGAGGAGCGCCGCTCGTACCAGTGCGCGATCTGCTCGCCGGCACTGATGACATGGGCGCGCATCTCGGCTCTCGCCGCGGCCGTGTCGCCATTCGCCAGTGCTTCGACGATGCGGCCGTGTTCGCGATAGTTCTCGTCGCGATGACGGGGATCGTTCTGCAGAACCAGGGCCGACACGTTGCGGGGAAAGGTCTCGTTGATCTCGTTGATGGCGCGGGTCAGGCGCAGGTTCGCCGAGGCCGTGTAGATCAAGGTGTGGAACCGGTCGTTCTCGCCGCCCTGCGCCGGCAGGCCGTCGCGGCCCTCGGCCTGCGCGAGCGAACGCTGGTACATCTCGTCGTTGACCACCCGCAGCTGGGCGATCTCGTCGTCGGTGACCCGAGATACGGCACGCTCGGCGGCGAGGGCTTCGAGTTCGGCGCGCACCTCGTAAGCCTCGCGCACCTCCCACGGTGCGGGCACGCGAACCACCGCACCACGGTTGGGTACGACCTCGATCAGGCCACCGACCTGCAGCTGGCGCAGCGCTTCGCGCACCGGAGTGCGGCTGACGCCGAACGATTGGGCGAGTTCTGCCTGCCGCAATTGGGCACCGATCGGAATCTCTCCCGACATGATGAGGGCGCGGATGCGCGAAGCGGTCTCGTCGACCAGGGCATTGCCTGACGCGGGCACCGATGGCGGCGTAGTCGTCGATGTCATCTGACGGGTTTCTCCTCACCCCAAGAACACTCGGGACACAATAGAAGCCCCTTTGGATACGACCGTATCAGGTGGCGGCTGCTCCCTGACCGACCAACTCCCCAAAACGAGGGTGTCGAGGTGTGGATACAGAAATGTTATTATGGGATCCAATTGACACTGAACGATAAACCGGAGCCCGTTCCTCATGACAGACACTCACCAGCTGACACCCACGTCGAAGACTCACCCTCTCGACCCGATCACGGCAGGTGAGATGAGCTCGGCGATCGCGCTGCTCAGGAAGGATGATCGGCTCAGCCCGCTCGTGCGGTTCTGGGGTGCGACCCTCGACGAGAACCACGCCCGGGCTGTGCTGGCCGAAACGGAGCAGCCGGGCATCCGCAAGCTGCAGATCGTCGCCATCGACAGCGGAAACCGTGCGGCGTGGGAGGTCGACGTGTGGCTCGGCGGTGCGCACGAGCGCCTGGAGTGGAAGGAGATCGACTTTCGGCGCCCGGGAATCACCTCCGAAGAGGCGCGGGCCGCGGCGCATGCGTGTCGAGAGAGCCCGGAATTCCAGGCCGTGATGGCCAAGCGGGGCGTCACCGACATGTCGTCGCTCGTCATCGACGCGGAGTCGATGGGCGGATTCGTGCCCGAGAAGTACGCCGACCGCCGCGTGACGTGGGGAACCGTGTGGTACCGCACCAGCATCGAAGACAACGCGTACGCTCGGCCGGTTCAGGGCGTCGTGCCGATCATCGACATGACCACGATGGAGATTCTCGAGGTCGAAGACCACGGCGTGGTGCCGATCTCCGACGAGGCCGGAGGTATCGAGCCGGGCGATTGGGGAGACGACCGACCCGGTCTGAAGGCGCTCGACATCGTGCAGCCCGAGGGGCCGAGCTTCGACGTCGACGGTCATGCCGTCACGTGGCAGGGCTGGAGCTTTCGAGTGGGGTTCACTCATCGTGAGGGTCTCGTGCTGTACGACCTTGCCTTCAAGGGCCGTTCGGTGCTGAAGCGCGCGGCGTGCAACGAGATGTACGTGCCTTACCTCGATTCGAATGCAACGCAGTACCGCAAGAATTTCTTCGACTGGGGCGAGTACGGCGCCGGCCCGCTCACGAACTCGCTGGAGCAGGGCTGCGACTGCCTCGGTGTCATCCGCTACCTCGACGGAATCGTGCTCGGTGGCGACGGCTCACCGCGCACCATTCCGCAGGCGATCTGCATGCACGAAGAAGACGACAGCGTGCTCTGGAAGCACATGGATCTGCGCCGCGACGTGGGCCAGGTGCGGCGCTCGCGCCGGCTCGTGATCTCGAACTTTCAGACCGTGGCGAACTACGACTACGGCTTCTACTGGTCGCTCTATCAAGACGGCCGTATCGAGCTCGAGGTGAAGCTCACCGGCATGCTCTCGGCCTCGGGCTTCGAAGACGGTGACGAGGTGCGTTATGGCCGCGTCGTGTCGAAGAACGTGCAGACGCCGACGCACCAGCACTACTTCGGAATCCGTCTCGACGCGGCGGTCGACGGAGAGAAGAACCGGCTGGTCGAAGAGCATGCAGAGGGCGAGACCGACGAATCCCTCGACCCGTACGGCAACGCGGTACGCAACGTGCGGGTTCCGCTGCTGAGCGAGAGTGTCGCGGCGCAGCGGGTCGATCCCTCGATTGCGCGGCGCTGGCGCATCGAGAGCGCGGATGCGGTCAATCGCTACGGTGAGCCGACCGCCTACCGGCTGAGCCTGCCCAACACCGTGCGCTCGTACAGCCGCCCGGGTTCGGTGATGGCCAGGCGTGCGCCGTTCATCCACCAGCACCTGTGGGCCACCCAGGCAGACCCGAGCGAGAACTTCATCGGCGGGCAGTACCCGAACAACGCCGAACCCGGCGAAGACGGGGTGCACGTCTGGCAAGAGCAGAATCGCTCGCTCGACGGCGAAGAGATCGTGCTCTGGGCGGTTATCGGCACCCATCATTTTCCGCGCCCGGAGCAGTGGCCGGTGATGCCGGTGGATCACGTCGGGCTGTCGCTCGAGCCCGACGGGTTCTTCGACCGCAACCCCGCGATGGACATCGCCGCGCCGGCGCACGGCGCGCATGGTGCGCACGGCGCCGACAGGTGCGCGCACGACGCGTCGAGCCACGCCGGGCACGATCATGCCGGGCACGACAACGTTGGGCACGACCATGCAGGCCAGGACCACTCAAGCCACGACCACGCCGCCGGCGGGCACGACGGTGGCCACTAACGCCGAGGTCGCCGCCCGTCTCGTCACCGTGACGGGCCGGCGTCAAGAGAGTTCGCGGGTCGTCTCGCTCACCGTTCGGGCGACCGGCGGCGGGTTGCTGCCCGAGTGGCAACCCGGCGCCCACGTGGCCGTCGAGATTCCCGACGGCTCGGTGCGGCACTATTCGCTCTCGGGCTGGCCCGGGCAGCGTAACGAGTACCGCATCGCGGTTCTGCACGAGCCCGACGGGCGCGGCGGCTCGACGTATCTGGCCGAGAACGTCGCCGTCGGCGACACTCTCACCCTGCGCCAGACGGCGAACCATTTCGCTCTCACCCCCGCTTCCGAGTACCTCTTCATCGCCGGCGGCATCGGCATCACCCCGCTGCTGCCGATGATCTACGCGGCCGAGGCGCAGGGCAAGCCGTGGCGACTGGTCTACTACGGGTCGTCGCGCGAGCATATGGCCTTTCTCTCCGAGCTCGCGGTCTTCGGCGACCGGGTCGAGATCGTCGCGAAAGACGAGGCGCCTGCCGCCTCGACGCGCGTCGAGGCTCTTGTGGAATCGGTCGCGCCGTCGACGCAGGTCTATCTCTGCGGCCCGCAGCGCCTGCTCGATGCCGCACGGGAGGCGATGGCGACGCAGGGCACCGCGGGGCGGCTGCGCTTCGAGCTCTTCGAGGCCCCCGACGCGGCGGCAGAGGCCGTCGACGACGGGTCGTTCGAAGTGCACCTTCAAACGTCAGACCTCACGGTCACGGTCGGGCCGGAGCAGAGCATCCTCGAGGCCGTTCGCGAGGTGGGCATCGACGTGCTGAGCGACTGCGAAGAGGGCATCTGCGGCAGCTGCGAGACCGCGGTGGTGTCGGGTGAGGTCGACCACCGTGACTATGTGCTCACGCAGCAGGAGAAAGATGAGAACCGCTGTTTGATGATCTGCGTGTCGCGTGCGGCGTGCCCGATTCTCACCCTCGCCTTGTGAGTGCCGTCGGGTGAGCGCGATGGATGCCCTCTCTGCCTTCTCCGTTCTTTTCGCCGTGACGGCGGCAGTGCTCGCCGTCTGCGCGGCCATGCAGGCCCCGATGACTCGACGCTCGAGGTCGGCCTTGCTCGTGCCCGCCGCGGTGATGGCGCTCGCGATGGCCGACTCGGCGCGCGGCGCAGAGGCGTCGATGGCGGCGGCAGGATGGTCGGCGGTGCTCATCGCGACCGCCTTCGTCTCGCTGGCCGCCGCCCGCAGGCCGTCGCCCGAACGTCATGTCATCGTGCACCGTGCGCTGCTGTCGATTCTGATGGCCGGGTTGCTGCTCGTGGCTGCCCCCGGTACGAGCTCGGCGGTCACGGGTATTGCCGGTGCACACGCCGGGATGAGCTCCGCCGGTTCGTCGTTCGCCTCACCGGTCTCGACCCTCGACGCGATGTTGGTACTGGTGCTGGGCGGAGGAGTGGCGGTCTGCTCGGGCTATTGTGTGCGTGAGATCGTGCGGGCGCGCACCTCGCGCACCTCGCGCACCGCCCGCACCTCGCGCACTCTGCATACCTCGCGCACTCCGCATACCCCGCGCACAGTGCGGGTCGCGACGATCGCGGCGAGTACCCCACTCGCGCACCGCGGCGGCACCGTGGCGCTCGCCGAAGTCTCGTTCATGACGCTCTCGGTGATCACGATGGCCGGCATGGCTGCGACCGCCCTCGTTGCGGGAATGTCGATGTAATGCACGAGACTGCAGATGTCGTCATCGTCGGCGCGGGCCCGAGCGGTGCGGTCGCCGCGCTGCGGCTGGCGCAGGCGGGGCTCGACGTGCTCTGCCTCGAACAGGGCGACTGGCCGCCGCAGAGTGGGGTCGGTGCGTCGCAGCAGTGGGAGCTCGCCGGCCGTGGGCCGGCCCACTTCAGCCCCAACCGCCGGGCGACCCCGACAGACTTCGCCA
Coding sequences:
- a CDS encoding integrase core domain-containing protein, with protein sequence MSHDASRTDLRLIIASWPDDAPRGAVSRFCREHGVSREWFYATRKHIAGAGLPDALVARSSRPKTSPAKVSELIERLALEARARLAGEGWDNGPISVKYELEKLGIQAPSRATLARIFTRNGVVTAQPKKRPKGTFIRFEYAAPNELWQLDATDYTLASGLIVAIFQLNDDHARYQIASLAARSENAQDAVRVVTIGMARHGIPQRLLTDNGNALNPSRRGWTGELTALMRSLGVQTIASSIAHPQTQGKNERGHSTLARWLAARQPANDLTELQLLLDQFDLLYNEHRPHQSLGMKTPHGTLIATHPLAAPDTYLGNGKLGHRITNTHPNSKKPEPSAGS
- a CDS encoding MFS transporter, giving the protein MTSHFTPSGALGRRFWLLVVVSTLIAVSSGAATPLLPLFIHSQLGGDATATGLVISIGSIVGLASQPLVGTLADRWGYKTTLIVAIIVGTLGILLMLVAFSLPMATISRSLFGIVGAAVNTICAAWVVSTTAKNDRGRALSLYGIGVWIGLAVGPQLGQAAYDTASFAGIWLACAALLGLSVLALAPVRSPEIEPRAAKRMTGRERMSEWTAALKVVALPGVVSALSWSAEGLILTFLIIHLQSRGIAASGLFGAASVFTVFGVSVIGARLLIGSITDRLGALRTSGYSLVLLAVALVLLAVADTFAVAAAAAVILGFAFAPLYPALTMLASEDLAPARRGTGLGIFGTFTSLGTAVGSLYGGILTSEISSSAAFLAAAALQLVGLVIVIVASRRASRTIHFAKKPPNTQS
- the solA gene encoding N-methyl-L-tryptophan oxidase, coding for MHHLNAAGASIPTKAVLEGVISHLTLEAEIGGYAAAAARATALQAVYGSIARLINAHPDEVALVESATVGWQRLLDSLRLERGARVLATRSTYVSMALNLLELERSRGIQVEILPNDESGGVDLDALEKALTRPAAFVTASHVPTSSGLVEPVAAIGALARAAGVPFILDATQSVGQLPIDVEAINADALFATGRKFLRAPRGTGFLYVSPRFDGLLHPLAPDVRATDWTGERSYTYPTSALRFETWEASHALRLGLGTAADELELLGVDVVSDYVGQLARLMRERLRDIPGVVVTDPPAADGSAIVTFVLSSEQPQQTAKRLSAADVHTLAVPATHGQWDLGARGLERVVRASVHTYNGLSDIDALEAVVREGAPGAARPATVIALAPAPGVVDPAVSPAASTANAASQRLAGSARTADVVVIGAGIYGRSTAWALARKGQSVIQLEQFGPTHTEGSSHGETRMIRRAYPNPIWDELVTGAYAAWTDLSAAAQTELVSITGGVFSRPASTTPGMRGPGTRPISADEAAQLYPSLRVPEGNESLYDPAAGILRASAAMTALSTLGAAAGVQTLFDTRVLSWSESSSGVVVTTSEGEIHAAKLVVCAGPWTSALVPEFDSQLTVTRIVNAYIGSSVPAAAAPPNLGVFSVETGDAGLLYGFSAFEGRGIKVGLDDGPVDDLTAAKRPVSVEEQNLLRTLVRRYVPAADGAVEDSLSCRYTMAPNSRFAVGAVPGRENVLIAAACSGHGFKFGPVLGEALADLTVGVPRPDTAFLAPEQMLSPAG
- a CDS encoding GntR family transcriptional regulator, with translation MTSTTTPPSVPASGNALVDETASRIRALIMSGEIPIGAQLRQAELAQSFGVSRTPVREALRQLQVGGLIEVVPNRGAVVRVPAPWEVREAYEVRAELEALAAERAVSRVTDDEIAQLRVVNDEMYQRSLAQAEGRDGLPAQGGENDRFHTLIYTASANLRLTRAINEINETFPRNVSALVLQNDPRHRDENYREHGRIVEALANGDTAAARAEMRAHVISAGEQIAHWYERRSSTVFTG
- a CDS encoding primary-amine oxidase, which codes for MTDTHQLTPTSKTHPLDPITAGEMSSAIALLRKDDRLSPLVRFWGATLDENHARAVLAETEQPGIRKLQIVAIDSGNRAAWEVDVWLGGAHERLEWKEIDFRRPGITSEEARAAAHACRESPEFQAVMAKRGVTDMSSLVIDAESMGGFVPEKYADRRVTWGTVWYRTSIEDNAYARPVQGVVPIIDMTTMEILEVEDHGVVPISDEAGGIEPGDWGDDRPGLKALDIVQPEGPSFDVDGHAVTWQGWSFRVGFTHREGLVLYDLAFKGRSVLKRAACNEMYVPYLDSNATQYRKNFFDWGEYGAGPLTNSLEQGCDCLGVIRYLDGIVLGGDGSPRTIPQAICMHEEDDSVLWKHMDLRRDVGQVRRSRRLVISNFQTVANYDYGFYWSLYQDGRIELEVKLTGMLSASGFEDGDEVRYGRVVSKNVQTPTHQHYFGIRLDAAVDGEKNRLVEEHAEGETDESLDPYGNAVRNVRVPLLSESVAAQRVDPSIARRWRIESADAVNRYGEPTAYRLSLPNTVRSYSRPGSVMARRAPFIHQHLWATQADPSENFIGGQYPNNAEPGEDGVHVWQEQNRSLDGEEIVLWAVIGTHHFPRPEQWPVMPVDHVGLSLEPDGFFDRNPAMDIAAPAHGAHGAHGADRCAHDASSHAGHDHAGHDNVGHDHAGQDHSSHDHAAGGHDGGH
- a CDS encoding PDR/VanB family oxidoreductase, with protein sequence MQARTTQATTTPPAGTTVATNAEVAARLVTVTGRRQESSRVVSLTVRATGGGLLPEWQPGAHVAVEIPDGSVRHYSLSGWPGQRNEYRIAVLHEPDGRGGSTYLAENVAVGDTLTLRQTANHFALTPASEYLFIAGGIGITPLLPMIYAAEAQGKPWRLVYYGSSREHMAFLSELAVFGDRVEIVAKDEAPAASTRVEALVESVAPSTQVYLCGPQRLLDAAREAMATQGTAGRLRFELFEAPDAAAEAVDDGSFEVHLQTSDLTVTVGPEQSILEAVREVGIDVLSDCEEGICGSCETAVVSGEVDHRDYVLTQQEKDENRCLMICVSRAACPILTLAL